In Rubripirellula tenax, the following are encoded in one genomic region:
- a CDS encoding DUF1592 domain-containing protein, with the protein MSCSDSYQTTTVFAIFFTWFMPCALLNADETEVNPLSYVREHCIRCHGTEEQNADRRFDSLGDELSDHQTAEQWQEILDIVNLGEMPPEDEPQPATQETKRFVATVTRQLELAREALAAGGQERFRRLNRYEYRNTIRDLLGVNTDSFDPTTSFPADERLDGFDNIGESLVLSDYLLQCYLEAASRSIDKAVQAQAVVEPIDELLRAQDMCNRKYLFRPFVYFEVNPTGDYVDVGHSEAKLPRVYAARFKGVPADGYYTIRVKAEGINREHPYASNSLLVDRGEPIKMQVIATNPQVAPPGAGQNSSDRVVATVPLLDHQSKVYEFRTWLDKGFVPVIRYANGPLNFRTSLVKLLQKYHPETLTSNWKDVFSTEPSEILDVWMSDAYEGPRMRIHQMEIAGPEPSNDSTNDLLADKHQRSLGRFLFHAFRRLPLESEVARYQAFFESRVDAGESEETAFLTTCKAILCSPHFLYVETPPDASESDNRAFRLASRLSYFLWSSMPDDQLLRAAASGSLSEPETLLAQTNRMLQDPRAEAFIENFTNSWLHLNELGSMPPDTQKFAAYYDRQLEPLMRRETQLFFAEVLHKNLSIEHFIDSDFTFANRYLAAHYGLPTIEGDEFRRISLPKQSLRGGLLGHASVLTATSNGVESSPVTRGIWVLENILGSPPPPPPPDVEPLEPDIRGATTIRQQLAKHRNVATCAECHRKIDPIGFAMESFDPIGSFRRQYRDSAGNPIGAVDTSGTLPTGESFADIAELKRLLLKQKDQFSHCLTEKMLTYALGREVGFQDRPTVESIVGELAAKGDGLQDLVELIVTSEVFIYN; encoded by the coding sequence ATGAGTTGTTCAGATTCTTACCAGACCACTACCGTGTTCGCGATTTTCTTCACGTGGTTTATGCCTTGTGCCTTGCTGAATGCCGACGAAACGGAAGTGAATCCACTCTCGTACGTTCGCGAGCACTGCATTCGCTGCCATGGCACGGAGGAGCAGAACGCGGATCGACGATTCGACTCTCTGGGCGATGAGCTTTCAGATCATCAGACTGCAGAACAGTGGCAAGAGATCCTTGATATCGTCAATCTCGGTGAGATGCCTCCCGAAGATGAGCCGCAACCTGCGACCCAAGAGACCAAGCGATTTGTCGCCACGGTGACACGTCAGCTTGAGCTAGCTCGCGAGGCACTTGCGGCTGGCGGTCAAGAACGATTCCGGCGGCTTAACCGCTACGAGTACCGGAATACGATTCGCGATCTTCTTGGAGTCAACACGGACTCGTTCGATCCGACGACGTCGTTCCCGGCGGACGAGCGACTGGACGGGTTCGACAACATCGGCGAAAGTTTGGTTCTGTCCGACTACCTGTTGCAATGCTATCTGGAAGCGGCTTCGCGGAGCATCGACAAAGCCGTCCAGGCTCAAGCGGTTGTTGAGCCTATCGACGAATTGTTGCGAGCCCAGGACATGTGCAATCGAAAATACCTGTTTCGTCCGTTCGTTTACTTTGAGGTGAATCCAACAGGTGACTATGTCGACGTCGGCCACAGCGAGGCTAAACTGCCGAGAGTCTACGCCGCACGATTCAAAGGCGTTCCGGCGGACGGGTATTACACGATTCGCGTCAAAGCAGAAGGCATCAACCGCGAGCACCCTTATGCGTCCAATTCTTTGCTGGTCGATCGCGGTGAGCCGATCAAGATGCAAGTCATCGCGACCAACCCACAAGTTGCTCCGCCGGGGGCGGGACAGAATTCTTCGGACCGCGTCGTAGCGACCGTTCCGCTGCTCGATCACCAGTCGAAGGTCTACGAGTTCCGAACCTGGTTAGACAAAGGATTTGTTCCCGTCATTCGCTACGCCAACGGGCCGCTGAACTTCAGAACATCCTTGGTGAAGTTGTTGCAGAAGTATCATCCCGAAACGTTGACGAGCAACTGGAAAGATGTCTTTTCAACGGAGCCATCGGAGATTCTCGATGTCTGGATGTCCGATGCCTACGAAGGGCCTCGCATGCGAATCCACCAAATGGAAATCGCCGGACCAGAACCTAGTAATGACTCAACAAATGATCTATTGGCGGATAAGCACCAGCGATCACTGGGACGGTTTTTGTTTCATGCTTTCCGACGCCTACCGCTGGAATCGGAAGTCGCTCGGTATCAAGCATTTTTCGAGTCTCGAGTTGATGCTGGAGAATCGGAAGAGACCGCTTTCCTGACAACTTGCAAAGCGATCCTCTGTTCACCGCATTTTCTATACGTGGAAACGCCGCCTGACGCTAGTGAAAGCGACAACCGAGCTTTCCGACTCGCGTCGCGTCTGTCTTATTTTCTGTGGAGCTCGATGCCGGACGACCAGTTGCTACGCGCCGCGGCAAGCGGAAGTCTCAGTGAACCAGAGACGCTGCTCGCCCAAACAAACCGCATGCTACAAGACCCGCGAGCGGAGGCGTTCATCGAGAATTTTACAAACAGTTGGTTGCACCTAAATGAACTCGGGTCGATGCCGCCGGACACGCAAAAGTTTGCTGCCTACTATGATCGACAGCTTGAGCCGTTGATGCGACGGGAAACCCAGTTGTTCTTCGCAGAGGTCCTGCATAAGAATCTGAGCATCGAACATTTCATTGATTCGGACTTTACGTTCGCCAATCGCTATCTGGCCGCACACTACGGTCTGCCTACGATCGAGGGAGACGAGTTTCGGCGAATTTCACTGCCGAAACAATCGCTCCGCGGAGGGCTGCTCGGTCACGCGAGTGTCCTGACGGCGACCTCCAATGGAGTCGAATCCTCGCCCGTCACTCGCGGGATTTGGGTGCTAGAGAATATTCTCGGTTCACCGCCTCCACCGCCGCCACCGGACGTCGAGCCGTTGGAGCCGGATATTCGAGGTGCGACCACCATTCGTCAACAGCTTGCCAAGCATCGCAATGTCGCGACGTGCGCCGAGTGTCATCGCAAAATCGATCCGATTGGCTTCGCAATGGAAAGCTTCGATCCAATCGGTTCGTTTCGTCGCCAGTACCGTGATAGCGCAGGAAACCCCATCGGCGCGGTGGACACCAGCGGAACGCTGCCGACGGGAGAGTCGTTCGCAGACATCGCTGAACTCAAGCGATTACTTTTGAAACAGAAAGATCAGTTCTCGCATTGTCTGACCGAAAAGATGCTGACCTATGCACTGGGACGAGAAGTTGGCTTCCAAGACCGGCCGACGGTCGAGTCGATTGTTGGCGAGCTTGCCGCAAAAGGTGATGGCCTGCAGGACTTGGTTGAACTCATCGTCACAAGCGAAGTGTTCATTTACAACTAA
- a CDS encoding alpha/beta hydrolase, giving the protein MTTIPHLPIARAVLLGFLCTASGLSCVADDKPPGADGKTVIPKATLERLDERLDVTFAKYGDRTLQMDIYRPKNALEKLPAIVCIHGGGWGKGAKIHHRNVAQALAAEGYVTASIDYRLSGEAKFPAHIHDCKAAVRFLRANATKFGVDADHIGAIGHSAGGHLAALLATSGGVAELDGDGGNAEFSSAIQSAVPMGGQTDFMSERNREKSASAAIWQEFLGGSQDEVPETYRLASPLAHLDKNDPPVWLISGEHDDPSTHADVLRKKMDEFGIPNGLTLIKDAPHPFTVKQIWFDQMMDAAVPFFNRTLKNQE; this is encoded by the coding sequence ATGACTACGATTCCCCATCTTCCCATTGCCCGTGCTGTTTTGCTGGGCTTTCTTTGCACAGCTTCTGGACTGTCTTGCGTCGCTGATGACAAACCCCCTGGTGCTGACGGAAAGACGGTCATTCCAAAGGCCACGCTGGAACGGTTGGACGAACGACTTGACGTGACGTTCGCAAAGTACGGGGACCGAACGTTGCAGATGGACATCTATCGTCCGAAGAATGCGCTGGAAAAGTTGCCGGCGATCGTCTGCATTCACGGCGGCGGCTGGGGAAAAGGAGCAAAGATTCATCATCGCAATGTCGCGCAAGCCCTCGCGGCCGAAGGCTACGTCACGGCGTCCATTGATTATCGTTTGAGCGGTGAAGCAAAGTTTCCGGCTCATATTCACGACTGCAAAGCGGCCGTCCGATTCCTGCGAGCCAATGCAACGAAATTCGGCGTCGACGCTGATCACATCGGAGCGATCGGCCACTCCGCGGGTGGTCATCTGGCGGCGCTACTCGCGACGTCCGGTGGTGTTGCGGAACTCGACGGTGACGGCGGAAACGCGGAATTCAGCAGTGCGATTCAATCCGCGGTACCGATGGGCGGCCAAACGGATTTCATGTCGGAGCGAAACCGTGAAAAATCAGCAAGCGCAGCGATCTGGCAAGAGTTTCTCGGCGGTTCGCAAGACGAAGTCCCCGAGACTTACCGACTTGCTTCACCATTGGCTCACCTCGACAAGAACGACCCGCCGGTTTGGCTGATCAGTGGCGAACACGACGACCCGAGCACTCACGCTGACGTGTTGCGAAAGAAGATGGACGAATTTGGTATTCCGAACGGACTGACCCTCATTAAAGACGCTCCGCACCCGTTCACGGTCAAGCAGATCTGGTTTGATCAGATGATGGACGCGGCAGTTCCGTTCTTCAATCGAACGTTGAAGAATCAGGAATGA
- a CDS encoding sigma-70 family RNA polymerase sigma factor, translating into MNENPSNYETFMRLLIEEESAVKAYVRRLVPTWHDVEEVVQQTSLIAWKKFDELDDINRFGGWLMTIARFESLKYRRSLARSPLVFSDKLAEQLADAAGSIVADDADRQQALEGCLQKLDQAKRELILNVHQPGVTIRGYAQQNSRPEQAIYKSVHRLRQKLLMCVKQTLADQGLS; encoded by the coding sequence ATGAACGAAAATCCATCCAACTACGAAACCTTCATGCGTCTGCTGATTGAGGAAGAGTCAGCCGTGAAGGCCTACGTGCGCCGGCTCGTTCCAACGTGGCACGATGTGGAGGAAGTCGTTCAACAAACCAGTTTAATTGCATGGAAGAAGTTCGACGAGCTTGACGACATCAATCGTTTTGGCGGTTGGTTGATGACCATTGCTCGATTTGAATCGCTGAAGTATCGACGTTCACTTGCCCGCAGCCCGTTGGTGTTTTCGGACAAACTCGCCGAACAGTTAGCCGATGCTGCAGGCAGCATTGTTGCTGACGACGCAGATCGACAGCAAGCTCTGGAAGGCTGCTTACAAAAGCTCGACCAGGCAAAGCGTGAATTGATTCTTAACGTGCATCAGCCGGGCGTCACCATTCGCGGGTACGCTCAACAGAATTCTCGCCCCGAACAGGCGATCTATAAGTCAGTCCATCGACTTCGTCAGAAACTATTGATGTGCGTAAAACAAACGCTTGCAGATCAGGGATTGTCATGA
- a CDS encoding LamG-like jellyroll fold domain-containing protein, whose product MELVSNWLDGSLTETESAELQAVLESSADRRSEFVDVCGLDADLRLMSDVVIETPVGAESRRAPAGANGMRAVGWLGLVAAIAAVLLLAIGYGIGRDRKGDAEQQIAASEVASGESDEVVESGCAVLSRVVDAKFAGDVQYREGDSLQPGQFKLLSGAVQIDFFSGATMLIDEAADVNLVSSWEAECAHGKVTMHVPAPAIGFHLTLPGMKVVDLGTEFAVQVDGAESSLHVFDGEVEAHVPGSQMQIIREGSSLKKSTDLPVVAGVSKPADFPSVEEFERRKEEYYQTKTKQWRAAMNTVRSDERIIGCYQFRRWEDEKWDRLVNNFAIPKRLYSHGSAVGARWVDGRWPTKSALEFKSPGDRVRINLGKDKYDGLTMAAWIRVDGLDRKYNALLLSDGYEDGEPHWQIDKSGRLMFSVSYMRFAPSSGQQFDPYRQDQVFYSPKVVNSDGRRWHHVAVTFDAVVGEAVQYFDGKEVSREVSEHHLGDRKVTFGPCAIGNWGLPIEGVPFPVRNLNGRVDEFLIYKEPLTGDEIANLHELGIPN is encoded by the coding sequence ATGGAACTTGTCTCCAACTGGCTCGACGGTTCGCTTACTGAGACCGAATCCGCGGAACTTCAAGCTGTGCTGGAAAGCTCCGCAGATCGACGCAGCGAATTTGTGGACGTCTGCGGCTTGGACGCAGATTTGCGGCTGATGAGCGATGTCGTGATCGAAACGCCTGTTGGTGCGGAGTCCCGGCGCGCACCGGCGGGAGCGAATGGTATGCGTGCTGTCGGTTGGCTAGGGCTAGTCGCAGCCATTGCCGCCGTCTTATTACTCGCGATCGGCTATGGAATCGGACGTGATCGCAAAGGTGATGCGGAACAACAAATTGCCGCGTCAGAGGTCGCATCCGGTGAATCAGACGAAGTTGTCGAATCAGGCTGCGCGGTCCTGTCCCGTGTTGTGGACGCGAAATTCGCCGGAGACGTGCAGTATCGGGAAGGTGACTCATTGCAACCGGGACAGTTCAAGCTGCTTTCGGGAGCGGTGCAAATCGATTTCTTCAGTGGTGCGACCATGCTGATCGACGAAGCGGCCGATGTGAATCTGGTTAGTTCCTGGGAAGCAGAGTGTGCCCATGGCAAAGTCACGATGCATGTGCCGGCACCTGCGATCGGTTTCCACCTGACACTGCCGGGCATGAAAGTCGTCGATCTTGGAACCGAGTTCGCTGTCCAGGTCGATGGGGCCGAGTCATCTCTGCATGTTTTCGATGGCGAAGTCGAAGCTCATGTACCGGGCTCCCAAATGCAAATCATCCGTGAAGGCAGCAGTCTCAAAAAATCTACCGACCTTCCTGTCGTTGCGGGCGTCTCCAAGCCAGCGGACTTTCCGAGCGTGGAGGAGTTTGAACGACGCAAGGAAGAGTACTATCAAACAAAAACAAAACAATGGCGTGCGGCGATGAACACGGTACGTTCAGATGAACGCATCATTGGCTGCTATCAATTTCGACGTTGGGAAGACGAGAAGTGGGATCGACTTGTCAACAACTTTGCGATTCCGAAACGTCTTTATAGTCACGGTTCAGCCGTCGGAGCACGCTGGGTCGACGGACGTTGGCCGACGAAATCTGCGTTGGAGTTTAAGAGCCCCGGTGACCGTGTCCGGATCAATTTGGGGAAAGATAAGTATGACGGACTAACAATGGCGGCGTGGATTCGTGTCGACGGACTGGACCGCAAGTACAACGCATTGCTGCTGTCCGACGGATACGAAGACGGAGAGCCGCACTGGCAAATCGACAAATCGGGACGTCTGATGTTCTCGGTGAGCTACATGCGTTTCGCGCCCTCCAGCGGACAGCAGTTTGATCCGTATCGCCAAGACCAGGTTTTCTATTCTCCGAAAGTTGTCAACTCAGATGGACGACGCTGGCATCATGTCGCGGTGACGTTCGATGCGGTCGTCGGCGAAGCGGTGCAGTACTTTGATGGCAAGGAAGTCAGTCGTGAGGTTAGCGAACATCATCTCGGTGATCGTAAGGTGACATTCGGCCCGTGTGCGATCGGCAACTGGGGCCTGCCAATCGAGGGCGTGCCGTTTCCGGTCAGAAACCTGAACGGGCGTGTGGATGAGTTCTTGATCTACAAAGAGCCACTGACTGGGGACGAGATTGCGAACTTACATGAACTGGGAATTCCGAACTGA
- a CDS encoding efflux RND transporter permease subunit encodes MLNALIRFCVKEPWLIVMLAIASSVGGWFAFKAVPIDAIPNVGENQVIVLTPWPGRSPKDIEDQVTYPLSVSLLAVPGAESVRGKSMFGYSFVQVTFKDEIDFYWARSRVSEQLGTAASQLPDGVVPQLGPDATGLGQVYYYVLTPPAEGMGLDELRSMQDFVVKYELQAVEGVSEVASIGGYVRQYQIDVDPDKLRFHGVSLDSLAMAIKGSNLDVGAKTVETTGMEYIVRGKGFLGSKGDKGEAIRDIEQTVIMQRDGVPVHVRDVASVQLGPDFRRGALDYNGAEAVGGVVVMRYGENPREVIDRVKAKITQIEPALDGVKIHGVYDRSGLIDETMATLTHALRDEIIITAIIILLFLLHIRSSIVVAICLPAAVLMSFIAMHFVGVGSNIMSLAGIAIAIGTMVDMGIIVSENIYQGLSEWEAGRGREKTTERQEAERQEAGRQEAGRHGDGRQGDTETRRGGERELGTENGVSPGLSPSLSRSRNEVIYDATIEVAPAVITAVATTIVSFLPVFFLTGRDYRLFSPLAYTKTFAIAMAMLTAITLVPALSRLLLKSAGYRKRSAMAAALAMTILLAATSHFLWGNDLADHFQIQHWVVTCVAALIGFVLGWQLLRERIRPIEEIPTSRFVRWIYAARLRQALNHKLLALSFPSMLLILGVGAYVGLPTVLKPVETAAGYVGADLNSLPGYVDTKHVFTGLQSDDWIALDEGSWFYMPTLYPAASFSQAMQVLQTQDVLIGQIPEVKDVLGKIGRVESALDPAPAAMVETYVMLKPESEWRDGVTARDVWDEINRVATLPGVTPASALQPIEGRVVMLQSGIKAPMAIRIYGDDLKTLASAAMEVSAVLKTSPYINPGTVNPDIVLGKPYIEFTVDREAASRYGMSASMVNQVIETALGGMNLIKTVEGRERYPVRLRYNRDLRERIEGLSRLPVVTHSGAIVPLEELAKLETTWGPGAINSENGRLIAHVAFMSNGSAGALESIAAIEERLREAQALPETNPNRLSLPTGYSLEDVGSFRNQIEANLRLMWIIPIVMVINLLLIYIEFRNLPISLAVFSGIPVAFAGGMIAVAWMDVELNTAVWVGFIALFGLAVDDGVVMATYIHQLLKRRKINTVEDIRNTVYEAGLKRIRPCMMTTVTTLAALIPVLIATGRGADVARAMAIPVFGGMLAEPFTSFIVPTLYCGYLELKMRFGMQDELWKGTEEMPKEGHLEVS; translated from the coding sequence ATGCTTAACGCACTCATACGCTTTTGCGTCAAAGAACCCTGGCTCATCGTCATGCTCGCTATCGCGAGCAGCGTCGGAGGTTGGTTCGCGTTCAAAGCCGTTCCGATCGACGCAATTCCCAACGTGGGTGAAAACCAAGTCATCGTGCTAACGCCTTGGCCGGGACGTTCCCCCAAAGACATCGAAGACCAAGTCACGTATCCGCTGAGCGTTTCTCTGCTGGCCGTTCCGGGTGCCGAGTCGGTTCGCGGAAAAAGCATGTTCGGATACAGCTTTGTACAAGTGACGTTCAAAGATGAGATTGATTTCTACTGGGCTCGTAGCCGCGTTTCGGAACAACTTGGTACAGCGGCGTCTCAACTGCCCGACGGAGTTGTGCCTCAACTTGGTCCCGACGCCACCGGGCTCGGCCAAGTTTACTATTACGTCTTGACGCCACCTGCTGAAGGCATGGGCTTGGACGAACTGCGAAGCATGCAGGACTTCGTCGTCAAGTACGAACTACAAGCCGTCGAAGGTGTCAGTGAAGTAGCTTCCATCGGCGGCTACGTTCGCCAATATCAGATCGACGTGGACCCCGACAAACTTCGATTTCACGGCGTATCACTCGACAGTTTGGCAATGGCCATCAAGGGGTCGAACCTTGACGTCGGTGCTAAGACGGTTGAAACGACCGGGATGGAATACATCGTTCGCGGCAAAGGTTTCCTGGGCAGCAAAGGTGACAAGGGCGAAGCGATTCGCGACATCGAACAAACCGTCATCATGCAACGAGACGGCGTCCCAGTTCATGTCCGCGACGTTGCCAGCGTGCAACTTGGACCCGACTTCCGCCGTGGAGCACTCGATTACAACGGCGCCGAAGCGGTCGGTGGCGTGGTGGTGATGCGGTATGGCGAAAATCCTCGCGAAGTCATTGACCGCGTCAAAGCAAAGATCACTCAAATCGAACCCGCACTCGACGGCGTCAAAATACATGGCGTCTACGATCGCAGCGGACTGATTGATGAAACGATGGCGACGCTAACGCATGCGCTGCGCGACGAAATCATCATCACTGCGATCATCATCTTGTTGTTCTTGCTTCATATTCGCAGCAGCATTGTCGTGGCGATTTGCTTGCCGGCCGCCGTGCTGATGTCGTTCATCGCCATGCACTTCGTCGGCGTCGGTTCCAACATCATGTCACTTGCCGGTATCGCGATCGCGATTGGCACGATGGTCGATATGGGAATCATCGTGTCGGAGAACATTTACCAGGGATTGTCGGAATGGGAGGCGGGCCGAGGGAGAGAAAAGACAACAGAGAGACAAGAGGCAGAGAGACAAGAGGCAGGGAGACAAGAGGCAGGGAGACATGGGGACGGGAGACAAGGAGACACGGAGACGAGGAGAGGGGGAGAGAGAGAGTTGGGGACTGAAAACGGCGTGTCTCCTGGTCTCTCACCCTCCCTTTCTCGTTCGCGAAATGAAGTCATTTATGACGCGACGATCGAAGTCGCGCCCGCCGTCATTACCGCCGTCGCAACGACGATCGTTAGTTTCTTACCGGTCTTCTTCCTGACGGGACGCGACTACCGGCTCTTTTCGCCACTCGCCTACACCAAGACATTTGCAATCGCGATGGCGATGCTGACCGCGATCACTTTGGTTCCAGCACTCAGTCGCCTGCTCCTCAAGAGTGCGGGCTATCGCAAGCGTTCCGCAATGGCGGCCGCACTCGCAATGACCATATTGTTGGCCGCGACGTCGCATTTCCTGTGGGGAAATGATTTGGCCGACCATTTTCAGATCCAGCATTGGGTGGTGACATGTGTTGCCGCACTGATTGGGTTTGTCCTCGGCTGGCAACTGCTGCGAGAACGAATTCGTCCGATCGAAGAGATTCCGACCAGCCGTTTTGTTCGCTGGATCTACGCCGCTCGGCTTCGGCAGGCACTCAATCACAAGCTGTTGGCGTTATCGTTTCCGTCAATGCTGCTGATACTGGGAGTGGGAGCCTACGTTGGGTTGCCCACCGTGTTGAAACCCGTCGAAACGGCGGCGGGCTATGTCGGCGCCGACCTCAATTCCTTGCCAGGATACGTTGATACCAAGCACGTCTTCACGGGCTTGCAAAGCGATGACTGGATCGCGTTGGACGAAGGCAGTTGGTTCTATATGCCGACTCTTTATCCGGCAGCCAGCTTTTCCCAAGCGATGCAGGTTCTGCAAACGCAGGACGTGTTGATCGGCCAGATTCCCGAAGTCAAGGACGTGCTCGGAAAGATCGGCCGTGTCGAATCGGCACTCGACCCCGCCCCAGCCGCAATGGTTGAAACCTATGTGATGCTAAAACCCGAATCGGAGTGGCGAGACGGCGTAACCGCTCGCGATGTTTGGGACGAGATCAATCGTGTGGCAACGCTGCCTGGCGTCACACCAGCGTCAGCATTGCAGCCGATTGAAGGCCGCGTCGTGATGTTGCAGTCGGGAATCAAAGCGCCGATGGCGATTCGTATTTACGGCGACGATTTGAAAACACTTGCTTCGGCGGCTATGGAAGTGTCCGCGGTACTGAAGACATCTCCCTACATCAATCCAGGCACCGTCAATCCCGACATCGTGCTCGGCAAACCCTACATCGAGTTCACGGTCGACCGCGAAGCCGCATCTCGGTACGGCATGAGTGCGTCGATGGTCAACCAAGTGATCGAAACCGCGCTTGGCGGAATGAACCTAATCAAAACCGTCGAAGGTCGCGAGCGTTACCCGGTACGATTGCGTTACAACCGCGACCTGCGCGAACGCATCGAAGGCCTCAGTCGATTGCCAGTGGTCACTCACAGCGGCGCAATCGTGCCGTTGGAGGAACTGGCGAAGCTTGAAACCACTTGGGGTCCCGGTGCAATCAATAGCGAAAATGGCCGCCTGATCGCGCACGTCGCCTTCATGTCCAATGGTTCGGCGGGCGCTCTGGAATCAATCGCCGCGATCGAAGAACGGCTTCGCGAAGCTCAGGCGTTGCCAGAAACAAATCCGAATCGTCTTTCGCTCCCCACCGGCTACTCGCTCGAAGACGTCGGCAGCTTTCGCAATCAGATCGAAGCCAATCTGCGATTGATGTGGATCATTCCTATCGTGATGGTGATCAACTTGCTGCTGATCTACATCGAATTTCGTAACCTGCCCATCTCACTGGCGGTCTTCTCAGGAATTCCCGTTGCCTTCGCGGGTGGAATGATTGCGGTTGCCTGGATGGATGTTGAACTCAATACCGCCGTATGGGTTGGCTTTATCGCGCTGTTCGGTTTGGCGGTCGACGATGGGGTCGTGATGGCGACCTATATCCATCAACTCTTAAAGCGACGCAAAATCAACACCGTCGAAGACATCCGCAACACTGTCTACGAAGCGGGGCTGAAACGCATCAGACCCTGCATGATGACCACCGTCACGACGCTGGCCGCGTTGATTCCCGTGTTGATCGCAACCGGACGCGGTGCCGACGTAGCTCGAGCGATGGCGATCCCGGTCTTCGGCGGGATGCTGGCCGAACCATTCACGTCGTTCATTGTTCCGACGCTGTATTGCGGCTATCTAGAACTAAAGATGCGTTTCGGAATGCAAGATGAACTCTGGAAGGGAACTGAAGAGATGCCTAAAGAAGGACATCTCGAAGTTTCTTAG
- a CDS encoding four helix bundle protein — MNDRICSHRDLIVYQKSFSAGKRIFELWGAFPREEMYSLTDQVRRSSRSVSANIAEAWRKRRYEKHFCSTLNIAESEAAETQVWFEYAAAHGYLEQKTAEQANDFYDELLRMIVSMIASPEKWYIGKRESKTRREEDTERAEKGVNEVIAAYLVNDAPEIDQFDLLIPSPTLRVSSYSSSSLSVSPPPHVSPSESPEDEDA; from the coding sequence ATGAATGACCGCATCTGTAGCCACCGCGACTTGATTGTTTATCAAAAGTCGTTCTCGGCCGGAAAACGAATCTTTGAATTGTGGGGGGCGTTTCCGCGTGAGGAGATGTATTCGTTGACCGATCAAGTACGTCGTTCGTCTCGCAGTGTCAGTGCAAACATCGCAGAAGCATGGCGGAAGCGACGCTATGAAAAGCATTTTTGCAGCACCCTAAACATTGCCGAATCCGAAGCCGCCGAAACGCAAGTTTGGTTCGAGTACGCCGCCGCGCATGGTTATCTCGAACAGAAAACGGCAGAGCAAGCGAACGATTTCTACGACGAACTCTTGCGAATGATCGTCTCGATGATTGCTTCACCGGAAAAGTGGTACATAGGGAAGCGGGAGTCAAAGACACGCAGAGAAGAAGACACGGAGCGGGCGGAAAAAGGAGTAAATGAAGTCATCGCTGCATACTTAGTAAACGATGCCCCCGAGATCGACCAATTCGATCTGCTCATCCCCTCTCCCACGCTCCGTGTCTCTTCCTATTCCTCTTCCTCTCTCTCCGTGTCTCCCCCTCCCCATGTCTCCCCCTCTGAATCGCCAGAGGACGAAGATGCTTAA